The Fimbriimonas ginsengisoli Gsoil 348 genome window below encodes:
- a CDS encoding sodium:solute symporter family protein has protein sequence MPIATLTLSPLDIVVVVLFVGAILALGFSARVRESSVLQFLAAGRTLTLPVFVATLVSTWYGGILGVGESVSYYGFGTWLLIGIPYYVFALIYAFWLAPKVRGAEQISLPERIASRWGKNAGLTAAILVFLLAVPAAHVLMLGVLVQQFTGWGKELSIVVATIAGTLFLYKGGLLADVRAGILAFLMMYVGFGVIVGWCLIHHPPAATFATIEDKKLLTFTGGQAWPAIVSFFILGAWTLVDPGFHQRVASAASPDTGRKGVLVSVGFWFLFDVLSITTGMYALALLKPLPTDTLAIFPELGQLVLPPGLKAVFLCGMLGTITSAMVGYTLVGGASFGREIVGRISSLTDKEIKNWTRAGFVIVCLAAIALAWQIQSVVALWYAWSGCVIGAMLIPVAAAYGKRERFSPSSVVTSMIIAFGVSFGWLFYTQRTKNLFQEVAWIRIGDGWKFALPPIPESQQANAFTFSVGTLLPGLVISALVLGLGEAIGRRKGKA, from the coding sequence ATGCCGATCGCCACGCTGACTCTGAGCCCGCTCGACATCGTCGTGGTCGTACTCTTCGTCGGGGCGATCCTTGCGCTCGGCTTCAGCGCGCGAGTGCGGGAAAGCTCGGTACTTCAATTCCTCGCCGCCGGACGAACGCTTACGTTGCCGGTATTCGTCGCCACCCTCGTCAGCACCTGGTACGGCGGCATCCTGGGTGTCGGCGAGTCGGTGAGCTACTACGGCTTCGGAACATGGCTTCTCATCGGCATCCCGTACTACGTTTTCGCCCTTATCTACGCTTTTTGGCTGGCGCCAAAGGTTCGGGGGGCGGAGCAGATCTCGCTGCCCGAGCGGATCGCTTCCCGGTGGGGAAAGAATGCAGGCCTTACCGCCGCCATTCTCGTTTTTCTCCTCGCCGTACCGGCCGCCCATGTTCTGATGCTGGGCGTACTCGTTCAACAGTTCACCGGATGGGGCAAAGAGCTTTCAATCGTCGTCGCCACGATCGCCGGAACTCTGTTCCTGTACAAGGGCGGGTTGCTTGCCGACGTCCGCGCGGGCATCCTGGCGTTTCTGATGATGTACGTGGGATTCGGCGTCATCGTTGGTTGGTGTCTCATTCACCACCCGCCCGCAGCCACATTTGCCACCATCGAAGATAAGAAGCTCTTGACCTTTACCGGCGGTCAGGCTTGGCCCGCAATCGTCTCGTTCTTCATTCTCGGAGCCTGGACCTTGGTCGACCCTGGCTTTCACCAAAGGGTTGCGAGCGCCGCGAGTCCCGACACCGGCCGCAAAGGGGTTCTTGTCTCCGTAGGTTTCTGGTTCCTATTCGACGTTCTGTCGATCACAACCGGCATGTACGCCCTGGCGCTGCTGAAGCCGCTCCCCACCGACACCCTCGCCATCTTCCCCGAACTCGGACAACTCGTTCTGCCACCTGGGCTCAAGGCCGTTTTCCTGTGCGGAATGCTGGGCACGATCACCTCGGCGATGGTTGGCTACACGCTCGTAGGTGGCGCAAGCTTCGGACGGGAGATCGTCGGCCGCATTTCAAGTCTCACGGACAAAGAGATTAAGAATTGGACGCGAGCCGGATTCGTAATTGTTTGTCTCGCCGCGATCGCGCTCGCATGGCAGATCCAGAGCGTCGTCGCGCTCTGGTACGCATGGAGCGGGTGCGTGATTGGGGCGATGCTCATCCCGGTCGCCGCCGCCTATGGAAAACGGGAGCGATTTAGCCCAAGCTCGGTCGTCACCTCCATGATTATTGCTTTTGGGGTGTCTTTCGGCTGGCTCTTTTACACTCAGCGAACGAAAAACCTCTTTCAAGAGGTCGCATGGATACGGATTGGCGACGGGTGGAAATTTGCACTGCCGCCGATCCCGGAGTCGCAGCAAGCGAATGCTTTTACATTTAGCGTTGGCACGCTGCTTCCGGGGTTGGTAATCTCGGCGCTAGTTCTCGGCCTCGGTGAGGCCATAGGCAGGAGGAAAGGTAAAGCATGA
- a CDS encoding sugar phosphate isomerase/epimerase family protein: protein MSIPIALQIYSVRQDAEKDLFGVLKEVARMGYAGVEFAGYYGHDAAEIRKVLDDLGLKAEGTHTGIHELSDDRIGATIDVHHALGANFVIVPWLPEDARNSVDACKATGDKLTAISEKLRGAGLRAGFHAHEGDMHPIDGGKSAWYLLADATPADFIMQYDTSNGMAGGADPVQPILDLPGRSASVHLKEANDLIIGEGPIPWDGVFKASEGVGGVEWYVVEHEAPTGNAMQSVELCLASLRRMGK, encoded by the coding sequence ATGTCGATCCCGATTGCGCTTCAGATCTATTCCGTCCGTCAAGACGCCGAAAAGGACCTTTTCGGTGTGCTGAAAGAGGTGGCTCGGATGGGCTACGCCGGCGTCGAGTTCGCCGGCTACTACGGCCACGACGCCGCCGAGATCCGGAAGGTGCTGGACGACCTCGGGCTGAAGGCGGAGGGGACGCATACCGGCATCCATGAGCTTTCGGACGACCGAATCGGGGCAACGATCGACGTGCACCACGCCTTGGGGGCGAACTTCGTGATCGTGCCCTGGCTGCCCGAAGACGCTCGGAACTCGGTTGACGCTTGCAAGGCCACGGGCGACAAGCTTACGGCGATCTCCGAGAAGCTCCGCGGGGCCGGCCTGCGAGCCGGTTTCCATGCCCACGAGGGGGATATGCACCCGATCGACGGGGGGAAAAGCGCCTGGTATCTGTTGGCCGACGCGACCCCGGCCGACTTCATCATGCAGTACGACACCTCGAACGGCATGGCCGGCGGCGCCGATCCGGTCCAACCTATTCTCGATCTGCCCGGCCGAAGCGCTTCGGTTCACCTAAAGGAAGCGAACGACCTGATCATCGGCGAAGGCCCGATCCCTTGGGATGGCGTCTTCAAAGCCTCCGAAGGAGTTGGCGGCGTCGAGTGGTACGTCGTCGAGCACGAAGCCCCCACTGGCAACGCCATGCAGTCCGTCGAGCTCTGCCTCGCCAGCCTGCGCCGAATGGGTAAGTAG
- a CDS encoding hypothetical protein (catalyzes the formation of spermidine from putrescine and S-adenosylmethioninamine), whose product MTESTHLRIPIRSDKLGLDVEVRALVASVETEFQRVDIVDTDVFGRVLLLDGHVQLSSMDERAYHESLVQIPLLNLSNPKNALVVGGGDGGVIRELCRHVSLEHIDIAEIDAGVVEACRTFMPELSAGAFDDPRVHLHITDAFDFVKRSSRKYDLIVVDSTDVYEDEEGALSEQLFTDTFYKDCRNALAADGIVVTQADNLVFCPYSLEHIAAMFGKVFPHVGSYQAIVPSFGGFSGFCYGSNGRGLKSRFAELAPSPINSVYLNEATYNLAFTPLRFG is encoded by the coding sequence ATGACAGAGTCAACTCACCTCCGCATCCCGATTCGTAGCGACAAGCTAGGTTTGGATGTGGAGGTTCGGGCGCTGGTGGCGAGCGTCGAGACGGAATTTCAGCGGGTCGATATCGTCGATACCGATGTGTTCGGCCGTGTGCTCTTGCTCGACGGGCATGTTCAGCTTTCATCCATGGACGAGCGCGCGTATCACGAGTCGCTCGTTCAGATTCCGCTTCTAAACCTTTCCAATCCGAAGAACGCGCTGGTCGTGGGCGGAGGGGATGGCGGCGTCATTCGCGAGCTTTGCCGCCATGTCAGCCTGGAGCACATCGACATCGCGGAGATCGACGCGGGTGTCGTCGAGGCTTGCCGGACGTTCATGCCCGAACTCAGCGCAGGTGCGTTCGACGACCCCCGCGTTCACCTTCACATCACGGACGCTTTCGATTTCGTGAAGCGCTCTTCGCGAAAGTACGACCTGATCGTGGTCGACAGCACCGACGTCTACGAGGACGAAGAAGGGGCGCTCAGTGAGCAGCTCTTCACCGACACGTTCTACAAAGATTGTCGGAACGCCCTGGCTGCCGACGGGATTGTGGTGACGCAGGCCGACAACCTCGTCTTCTGTCCCTACTCCCTTGAGCACATCGCGGCGATGTTCGGAAAGGTCTTCCCTCATGTCGGCTCCTACCAAGCCATCGTCCCTTCGTTCGGAGGGTTTTCGGGTTTTTGCTATGGCTCGAATGGCCGCGGGCTGAAGTCGCGGTTCGCTGAGTTGGCCCCATCCCCGATCAACTCAGTGTATTTGAACGAGGCGACGTACAATCTGGCCTTCACCCCATTGCGGTTTGGATGA
- a CDS encoding cytochrome b N-terminal domain-containing protein — translation MRRSMEGTTARTDRLLWSSGAGLALHLVLQLFAGLVLSFAYHGQPALAHSDVAAMHSGGGLRFLQGFHYWGSALLILQAALHVAASTWLGDFRPPNGRRYIGSLLILLAALGFQLTGNLLPYDRHGVQTAAIEAGIAARAPVVGPSMAKAMLGGNGFNEGTLGIWYSLHHLAVPVLALIAPAIWFAGRPRESSPARILLILPAALAASLAFAVPSPFGSIATPADFDAFADKVSWYVWPLHGAMRLFERASSSAGWIGAILLPGLLVGFLFLLPFIGKRISLAWVRGILAGAGLLLIVGALGFAGSFAPLTGTRDPVANASGSGQPATNIDKAMAERGRAAFNKVGCADCHGKDGASGSGGPTLTKSWQRHNDSDYYVRYIHNPQSVKPDSTMPAFPKLTDVELHELAEYLRSPKP, via the coding sequence ATGCGAAGATCCATGGAGGGTACGACGGCTCGAACCGATCGGTTGCTTTGGAGTTCGGGGGCCGGACTGGCTCTCCACCTCGTTTTACAGCTCTTTGCGGGGCTGGTTCTCTCGTTTGCCTATCATGGTCAGCCCGCGCTGGCCCATTCGGATGTGGCGGCGATGCACTCCGGAGGGGGGCTCCGTTTTCTCCAGGGATTCCATTACTGGGGAAGCGCGCTGCTGATCCTACAGGCCGCACTTCATGTGGCGGCGTCAACCTGGCTCGGGGACTTCCGGCCACCTAACGGGCGAAGGTACATCGGCTCGCTCCTCATTTTGTTGGCGGCGCTCGGCTTCCAATTAACCGGCAATCTTCTCCCTTACGATCGCCACGGCGTTCAGACGGCCGCGATCGAGGCCGGCATCGCGGCTCGTGCGCCAGTCGTGGGTCCTTCGATGGCGAAAGCGATGCTCGGCGGCAACGGTTTCAACGAGGGAACGCTCGGGATCTGGTATTCGCTTCACCACTTGGCTGTACCGGTCCTGGCACTCATAGCACCTGCAATTTGGTTTGCCGGGCGGCCGCGGGAGAGTTCGCCCGCCCGCATCCTCTTGATTCTTCCCGCCGCCCTCGCGGCGTCGTTGGCTTTCGCGGTTCCCTCGCCCTTTGGATCGATCGCTACTCCAGCCGATTTCGATGCGTTTGCCGACAAGGTGAGCTGGTATGTGTGGCCGCTGCATGGCGCGATGCGGCTGTTTGAGCGTGCGTCGAGTAGCGCCGGGTGGATCGGGGCGATCTTGCTTCCCGGCCTTTTAGTCGGATTCCTTTTCCTGCTCCCGTTCATCGGGAAACGGATCTCGCTCGCCTGGGTGCGCGGGATTCTGGCGGGTGCCGGGCTCCTATTGATCGTGGGGGCGCTTGGGTTCGCCGGTTCGTTCGCCCCTCTCACAGGCACTCGCGATCCGGTGGCGAACGCGTCCGGCAGTGGGCAACCGGCGACGAATATCGACAAGGCGATGGCCGAGCGCGGCCGGGCGGCATTCAACAAAGTGGGTTGCGCGGATTGCCACGGCAAAGACGGCGCCTCGGGAAGCGGCGGACCGACGCTGACGAAATCCTGGCAACGCCACAACGACTCCGACTACTACGTCCGCTATATCCACAACCCGCAGTCCGTGAAGCCCGACTCCACCATGCCGGCATTTCCCAAGCTAACGGACGTCGAGCTTCACGAATTAGCCGAATATCTTCGCTCTCCAAAGCCATAG
- a CDS encoding adenylate/guanylate cyclase domain-containing protein has product MEGTLRQRHTKLDESKLGEDSVDQMIVLAERLREASGGEIDESAIQAVAEATGAPLEYVRLAVKLRTEKEKHGFLATVRSQFFTLEPQTRRFVIAGLTASGCALLIDIEKRIALSTGQPFNRVFSMLALCLAGVGLYNIGISRDTRQAAISGAIFGAGYCLMQSVFGLLLGLRMYSPPELMVVMAIAGAVMGAAIQKIVERNREKLGLKDPVQERQELLRQLHHLREKLHTGEQSLTFVSVDIVGSTRLKQQADPLAVEYTFNEYLHFVERVTTRYGGRVHSTAGDGVISAFDSPSQAFLAAKNIQTEILELNTFRNKIGSPIVLRCGMHTGTVVTPEAGDVTSLNFADVIDIASHLQKVAPPGGIAVSDMTAHHLPGGPDSVGTTRVEAHDTRGVVWSPRTSLTAASLNAPPLPNQA; this is encoded by the coding sequence TTGGAAGGAACCTTGCGGCAACGGCACACGAAACTGGACGAAAGCAAGCTGGGCGAAGATAGCGTCGACCAGATGATCGTCCTTGCCGAGCGACTGCGCGAAGCGAGTGGCGGCGAAATTGACGAGTCCGCGATTCAGGCCGTGGCCGAGGCGACCGGGGCTCCGCTCGAATATGTCCGCCTCGCGGTCAAGCTTCGAACCGAGAAAGAAAAGCACGGATTTCTAGCGACCGTCCGCTCTCAGTTTTTCACCCTCGAGCCGCAAACCCGCCGCTTCGTGATAGCCGGTTTGACCGCCTCCGGGTGCGCGCTGCTAATCGACATCGAAAAACGGATTGCGCTGAGCACCGGTCAGCCTTTCAATCGAGTTTTCTCCATGCTGGCGCTCTGCCTTGCCGGCGTCGGTCTTTATAACATCGGCATCTCCCGGGACACTCGGCAGGCGGCAATCTCCGGCGCCATCTTCGGCGCCGGTTACTGCCTAATGCAGTCAGTGTTTGGTTTGCTCCTTGGATTGCGTATGTACAGTCCGCCGGAGCTGATGGTGGTGATGGCCATCGCCGGAGCCGTAATGGGCGCGGCGATCCAGAAGATCGTCGAGCGTAATCGAGAAAAGCTTGGCCTAAAGGACCCGGTCCAAGAACGACAAGAGCTCCTCCGCCAGCTCCACCACTTGCGCGAAAAGCTCCACACCGGCGAGCAGAGCCTCACGTTTGTAAGCGTCGACATCGTCGGTTCGACACGGCTCAAGCAGCAGGCGGATCCGCTGGCCGTCGAGTACACCTTCAACGAGTATCTGCACTTCGTCGAGCGGGTCACCACCCGGTACGGAGGCCGAGTCCATTCCACGGCCGGCGACGGCGTGATCAGTGCGTTCGATAGCCCAAGTCAGGCTTTCTTGGCCGCCAAAAATATCCAGACCGAGATCTTGGAGCTCAACACCTTCCGAAATAAGATCGGTTCGCCCATCGTTCTGCGATGCGGAATGCACACTGGCACCGTGGTTACCCCTGAAGCGGGGGACGTGACGAGCCTGAACTTCGCCGATGTGATCGACATCGCCTCCCATCTCCAGAAAGTGGCCCCTCCCGGAGGAATCGCGGTGAGCGATATGACCGCGCATCACCTGCCCGGTGGCCCCGACTCGGTGGGAACGACTCGGGTGGAGGCGCACGACACGCGTGGCGTGGTGTGGTCTCCTCGCACCTCCTTAACTGCCGCATCGCTTAACGCCCCGCCGTTACCTAACCAGGCTTAG
- a CDS encoding radical SAM protein: MALTPDRVLGAELLPLYEKVQNQERLSREDGLLLCTTPNLTGVGYLANIVRERKHGAKTYYVRNQHVNYTNICNKFCKFCSFYAKKGGPAPYQMSLAEVRERLERHRDVPLTEIHMVGGINPRLPYSYYLDLVRTVKEVRPGVHVKAFTAVEIVEIARQGKVTVDQALADLIEAGLDSLPGGGIEILSDRVHSELFGKKLNGEEWKDVARAAAKLGLKQYATMLYGHIETDEERVDHLIQIRELQDETGHFLTMTPLSFHPEATELEHIAGPTGDDDLRNIAVSRLMLDNFDHIKSFWIMNTVPITQMALWYGADDADGLVQEYEITYKAGEFGNKRQYLTAENMIRMIQEAGRIPVERDSLYHEITSDQLESTVRAPRSLTALPMAAV, encoded by the coding sequence ATGGCTCTTACGCCCGATCGGGTTCTTGGCGCAGAACTGCTTCCTCTGTACGAAAAAGTACAAAACCAAGAGCGGCTAAGCCGCGAGGATGGGCTGCTGCTTTGCACGACGCCGAACCTCACCGGGGTCGGCTACCTCGCGAACATCGTACGAGAGCGCAAGCACGGAGCGAAGACGTATTACGTGCGCAACCAGCACGTCAACTACACGAACATCTGCAACAAGTTCTGTAAGTTCTGCTCGTTCTATGCCAAGAAGGGGGGCCCCGCCCCCTACCAGATGAGCTTGGCGGAAGTGCGCGAGCGGCTCGAGCGCCACCGCGACGTTCCGCTCACCGAGATCCACATGGTCGGCGGCATCAACCCGCGCCTACCGTATTCGTACTATCTCGACCTCGTCCGAACCGTAAAGGAGGTCCGCCCCGGTGTTCACGTCAAAGCGTTCACCGCCGTGGAGATCGTGGAAATCGCCCGGCAGGGGAAGGTGACCGTGGACCAAGCGCTCGCCGACCTTATCGAAGCCGGCCTCGACTCACTGCCCGGCGGCGGCATCGAAATACTGAGCGACCGCGTGCATAGCGAGCTCTTCGGCAAGAAGCTGAACGGCGAAGAGTGGAAGGACGTCGCCCGCGCCGCCGCGAAACTCGGCCTGAAGCAGTACGCCACGATGCTCTACGGCCACATCGAGACCGATGAGGAGCGCGTCGACCACCTTATCCAGATCCGGGAGTTGCAAGACGAGACGGGCCACTTCCTCACCATGACTCCCCTCAGCTTCCATCCGGAGGCGACCGAGCTCGAGCATATCGCCGGGCCGACCGGCGACGATGACCTGCGAAACATCGCGGTTAGCCGGTTGATGCTCGATAATTTCGATCACATCAAGAGTTTCTGGATCATGAACACGGTGCCGATCACGCAGATGGCGCTGTGGTACGGCGCGGACGACGCCGACGGGTTGGTGCAGGAATACGAGATCACCTACAAGGCGGGCGAGTTCGGCAACAAGCGGCAATACTTGACTGCCGAAAACATGATCCGCATGATTCAGGAAGCCGGTCGAATTCCGGTAGAACGCGACTCCCTGTATCACGAAATCACCAGCGACCAGCTCGAAAGCACCGTTCGTGCGCCTCGAAGTTTGACCGCTCTTCCGATGGCTGCCGTTTAA
- a CDS encoding YajQ family cyclic di-GMP-binding protein, with amino-acid sequence MAVTEFSFDIVSRADKMEVKNAIGQAEKELANRYDLKGTKCEIVHDKDDVSLIADDEFRMQQLQDIVFSKLIKRGIDARSIEWGKIEPGAGISVKCKLNLKQGIEQDKAKALTKQIRDNKALKVQSQIQGEEVRVSSKSKDDLQKAMAFVKGLDLDFPVDFVNFR; translated from the coding sequence ATGGCGGTCACCGAGTTTAGCTTCGACATCGTTTCGCGCGCTGACAAGATGGAGGTCAAGAACGCGATCGGCCAGGCCGAGAAAGAACTGGCCAATCGATACGATCTCAAGGGGACCAAATGTGAGATCGTCCACGACAAGGACGATGTTTCGTTGATCGCCGACGACGAGTTCCGGATGCAGCAGCTTCAGGACATCGTCTTCAGCAAGCTCATCAAGCGCGGGATCGATGCTCGCAGCATCGAGTGGGGCAAGATCGAGCCAGGGGCCGGCATCAGCGTCAAGTGCAAGCTCAACCTCAAGCAGGGGATCGAGCAGGACAAGGCGAAGGCCTTGACCAAGCAGATCCGCGATAACAAAGCGCTGAAGGTTCAGTCGCAGATTCAAGGCGAGGAAGTTCGCGTCAGCAGCAAATCGAAGGACGACCTTCAAAAGGCGATGGCGTTCGTAAAGGGGCTCGACCTGGACTTCCCGGTCGACTTCGTCAACTTCCGCTAA
- the dxs gene encoding 1-deoxy-D-xylulose-5-phosphate synthase → MDSAFQHLSQIVQPSDLHRFSDKELRDLANEVRQAILQNVSRTGGHLSSNLGTVELTVAMYASYNIPPDKVVWDTGHQAYPHKLLTGRLPRFDTLRKHKGLSGFLRREEHELDVFGAGHAGTAISAAMGFAAARDRQGTTEKVIAVAGDAAIASGMSWEALNHAGELGTDLCVVLNDNRMSIAPNVGALTNYLAKLRSRPLVQNLARKAKVAIERLGEPAVRAADGLRHGITHYLAPLETGTIFEEIGFEYIGPVDGHDLPTLLEVFRNVRDMNYPVFVHAITVKGKGYEVAEEDARKWHGVVPFDLAACEMVKAAGPVTFTQAFGDATIECAEEDPKVVAITAAMPDGTGLAGYAKKFPDRYYDVGIAEQHAVTFAAGLAAGGMRPFCAIYSTFLQRAYDQVLHDVCLQKLPVRFFLDRAGLVGDDGPTHHGVFDLSYLSPLPNMTILAPRDTTELREMTHWMAKYDAGPTAVRYPRGSSDERLPESRTSIALGKSEVIREGKDLTISAVGSMVSVAYEAAAGLAAQGIEATVINARFLRPLDSETLIGSVSKTKRLITIEENMRSGGFGEACRNALHDAGMGGIPHRLIALPDSFVEHGTQPILREECGLCAAAVIAEAVRLVKAPSR, encoded by the coding sequence ATGGATTCCGCATTTCAGCACCTCTCCCAAATCGTCCAGCCGTCGGACCTTCACCGCTTCAGCGATAAAGAGCTTCGGGATCTCGCCAACGAGGTTCGCCAGGCGATCCTGCAAAACGTGAGCCGAACCGGGGGGCACCTTAGCTCGAACCTTGGCACGGTGGAGCTCACGGTGGCGATGTACGCGTCGTACAACATCCCGCCGGATAAGGTGGTGTGGGATACGGGCCACCAAGCGTATCCGCATAAATTGCTCACGGGACGCCTGCCCCGGTTCGACACCTTGCGCAAGCACAAGGGCTTGAGCGGCTTTCTTAGGCGCGAAGAGCACGAGCTGGACGTCTTCGGCGCGGGCCATGCCGGGACCGCGATCTCCGCTGCCATGGGTTTTGCCGCCGCGCGTGACCGGCAAGGGACGACCGAGAAGGTCATCGCGGTGGCCGGAGACGCCGCCATTGCCAGCGGCATGAGCTGGGAAGCGCTCAACCATGCCGGGGAGTTGGGAACCGACCTTTGCGTGGTGCTGAACGACAATCGCATGTCGATCGCCCCGAACGTCGGCGCGCTGACGAATTATCTAGCCAAGCTTCGTTCCCGCCCCCTCGTCCAAAATCTCGCGAGAAAAGCCAAGGTTGCTATCGAACGCCTAGGTGAGCCCGCGGTTCGCGCCGCGGACGGACTTCGCCACGGCATTACCCACTACCTAGCCCCCCTGGAAACGGGCACGATCTTCGAGGAGATCGGTTTCGAATATATAGGTCCGGTGGACGGGCATGACCTTCCCACTTTGCTGGAAGTCTTCCGCAATGTGCGCGATATGAACTACCCGGTCTTCGTTCACGCCATCACGGTGAAAGGAAAGGGGTACGAGGTGGCCGAGGAAGATGCCCGCAAGTGGCACGGGGTGGTGCCGTTCGACCTCGCGGCGTGCGAGATGGTCAAGGCGGCGGGGCCGGTGACCTTCACCCAGGCATTCGGCGACGCCACCATCGAATGCGCGGAAGAGGACCCTAAGGTGGTCGCCATCACGGCGGCAATGCCCGATGGAACCGGCCTCGCCGGCTACGCCAAGAAATTCCCGGACCGCTACTATGACGTGGGTATCGCCGAACAGCACGCGGTGACGTTCGCCGCGGGTCTCGCCGCCGGCGGCATGCGGCCGTTCTGCGCGATCTACTCGACGTTCCTCCAGCGGGCCTATGACCAGGTCCTGCACGACGTCTGCCTGCAAAAGCTCCCGGTGCGGTTCTTCCTCGATCGAGCGGGGCTTGTGGGGGACGACGGCCCGACCCACCACGGAGTCTTCGACTTATCGTACTTGTCGCCGTTGCCCAATATGACGATCCTGGCGCCCCGCGACACGACCGAGCTTCGCGAGATGACCCATTGGATGGCCAAGTACGACGCCGGTCCTACCGCCGTTCGCTACCCGCGAGGTTCCAGCGACGAACGGCTGCCGGAGTCGCGCACCTCGATCGCTCTCGGCAAGTCGGAAGTCATTCGGGAGGGAAAGGACCTCACGATCTCGGCGGTAGGGTCCATGGTAAGCGTCGCCTACGAGGCGGCGGCGGGCTTGGCCGCGCAGGGGATCGAGGCGACCGTCATCAACGCTCGTTTCCTTCGTCCGCTGGACTCGGAGACACTTATCGGCTCCGTCTCCAAGACGAAGCGGCTCATTACGATCGAAGAGAACATGCGATCGGGTGGCTTCGGAGAAGCATGCCGGAATGCGCTCCACGACGCCGGCATGGGGGGAATTCCGCACCGGTTGATCGCTTTGCCCGACTCGTTCGTCGAGCACGGGACTCAGCCGATCTTACGGGAAGAGTGCGGACTCTGCGCCGCGGCGGTGATCGCCGAGGCTGTTCGGTTAGTAAAGGCTCCAAGCCGGTAA
- a CDS encoding response regulator — MATEPKTILLVEDNADDEQLTLRAMRQSEVPNIIRVARDGAEAIDHLFGAGAGKRLPDLVLLDLKLPKISGLEVLQRIRSEPTTKTLPIVVLTSSDEERDIVESYSLGANSYIRKPVDFDEFIDAVKQLGLYWLSMNRTMRNG; from the coding sequence ATGGCGACCGAACCGAAAACGATACTCCTTGTCGAGGACAACGCAGACGATGAGCAGCTAACGCTGCGGGCTATGCGCCAGAGCGAAGTCCCGAACATTATCCGGGTCGCCCGAGACGGCGCGGAGGCGATTGACCACCTCTTCGGCGCAGGCGCCGGCAAGCGTTTGCCCGATTTGGTGCTGCTCGACCTAAAGCTCCCGAAGATCTCCGGGTTGGAAGTGCTGCAGCGGATTCGTTCCGAACCCACGACAAAGACTTTGCCGATCGTGGTTCTCACGTCCTCCGACGAAGAGCGCGACATCGTCGAAAGCTACAGCCTGGGAGCGAACAGCTATATCCGAAAGCCGGTCGACTTCGACGAGTTCATCGACGCCGTGAAGCAGCTTGGCCTTTACTGGCTGTCGATGAACCGCACGATGCGGAACGGCTAG